The window GTAGCTCGTTGCATAGCACctagaaataaaaatacccATTTGAGGACCTCCCAGACTCGATCTTTGAAATTATGCATTCAGAAGTAAGATCTTGCAATGTGAGATAACGAATTTTATTAGAAAGCGTTTGCTAATATGTTTAGTTACATAGCATATcataatatcaaatataatGTGCCTTTGTGTTGTGTTCAGTTGCTTCAGTCAATAGAAGTTGGAACACGATGGCCTTATTTCCCACTTTAAATTGATCGTATCGTGTATAATTTTAcccaaataattatttatatcgGTACAATTAAAGAGGGTATTGTGTGAAATTTTGCTCAAATAACTACTTATATCGGTACAGTTGAAGATGATAACTTATACGTGATTCAAATCTAACCTAGTGGATTACCCCCAAAAtgcaattttcatattttcatattatgCTTGGTGTTCCTTTAAATTTCTCAAGAACATGGTTTGGAATACTCGGTCCCGGCGCATTGTAGCTTTTGGCAAAGACCTGCAGAAGGTCTCTTTTAACAGAATGTGATTATTATGCCcctttatttctattttcttttttcattttcgaaAAGAGTTGAGCCAAAAATTGGAATTGAGGCTTACCCTCTCCTCCCCAccaccccaaaaaaagaaaaagaaaaaaggaattgAGGCCGAAAGACAACAAAGCCACAGACAATCCAAGCACGTGACCTTCtgccttttcattttcaaaaaggggggaaaaaaaaaaactctgcTTCTTTGCTCATTTACTCTCCCCTTTCCCTCCCCTCTCgtatctctccctctctcttgtCTGTGTCTGAATCTTTGATCAATCAATCCGGCAGCAGCACCACCCAACAATCCTTTCCTTTCGATCCAATCACCATGCTTTCTGCAAAAATGTCAAGAAGAAACAAAACCCAGAACGAGTAAAGGCAAATGCAAAGATATATAAGCTGCAAtggatttaaaaaaataaaaaataaaaagttcgcttttttttttttttttaaaaccgAAGAGTGAAGTGCTTTCTCTGCTCTGGCTCTCGTCCTCCTCATCTGTGACCGTGTCGAATTTGGCAGTTTGTCTTGTCCCTTTGCAGAAAAGCCTGGTCCTTTCCCAGCGTGAGAAGTGAAATGGGATTGTTCTGATTTTCGCTTCACTCACTCATCCTTCACctcccctctctccctctctctctttgtgtCTCTGTCACTCACTTACTCGCTCACTCACACTGTGAAGATAATTGTAAGACTCTGAAGAGAGGAGGTGAATGGCAGATAGCAAAGAAACCTACAAGAGGATGCTCACAAGGAATCTATGGGGATCCCCCAAAGAATTCCCAGATCTCTAGGATCTCAGAATTTTAGGATTGAACCCCTTTTCCTGCTCATAATTCTTGCCCTTCATACTCTTCCCTTAGCTGCTTGTCTCGGCTCTTGGTTTTGATTCCGAGTGTCTGTTTCCGGGCTAGGTGTTATGTGCCCCAGCGATTTCAGCTTCTTCTGGGTATTTGGTTATATATAGCAGAGACCCATTTGGAGGCTTATTAGCTCTGTGAGGTCAGTCTCATTCTGGGCAAGTCTTTCTCAGACGGGAATGAGGCAAGAGAAGTTCAGTGGAAATGGATTGTGTTGATTTTGGCAAGTTGGTGGTGGGGAGGAGGTCAAGTTTCTGAAGTGGGGAATAGAGTCATGGAGAATACACTAAACAGAAGTCTGCTGTTGAGAGTGgtcttgctggttttggcatGGCTTGGGAGCTCCTCTGCTACTCTTTCCCCTACCGGGATCAACTATGAAGGTGCGTGTCTCCATGGGATCTCCAACATGGAATTGTATTGGTTTTCAATGGTCCTTGTGAGCATTTTTGGGATGTCATGCTATTGGAATCTCAATATCTTTTTCATGAATCATTCAGTGAAATATACTTGGTGGGCAATGGAAAAGATTCGACAGGAAATGTATTCACTCCTTTGATTCTTACAATATTGTATTCTTACATGGAACAGTGGTAGCTTTAATGGCCATAAAGAATGCTCTCCATGACCCATACAATGTTCTGGACTGGGACATGAACTCTGTAGATCCGTGTGGGTGGAGGATGGTAACTTGTACTTCAGATGGCTACGTTTCGGTCCTGTAAGTCCGCTTAAGAATCCATGGatattgttttccttttttctttttcaattccTCTGAAATGGCGGAATATTTTGCTGATGAGTGGTTCTTTATGGACAGTGGACTTCCTAGTCAGAGCCTCTCAGGGACCTTGTCTCCAGGGATTGGAAACCTCACCAACTTGCAATCTGTGTAAGCTTTTGTTTCGGTACTCATTTTCTGTTGAGCAATCGATTTCCTGGTTTGGGTCCGAAAGCTGATAAGGCACAATTTCTTTCATTCACAGGCTGCTTCAGAACAATGATATCTCAGGACCCATCCCTGCATCGATAGGTAGGTTGGAGAAGCTTCAGACGCTTGATCTCTCCAACAACACATTCAGCGGAGAAATTCCTAGTTCTCTTGGGGAACTCAGAAATCTCAATTACTTGTAATGTCCAAAACTGCAACAATGTTTTGATCATTTAGATTTCAACTCTTTATTGGTCGAATTCTCAGTGTGTGTATTTTCCATTATTTTTGCTCGAAGTCAGGCGGTTGAACAACAATAGTCTTACTGGTTCATGCCCCAACTCATTGTCTAACATCAAAGGCCTAAGCCTTGTGTAAGTCCTGGCTCTTTGTCTTTGGTTTGATTGCTTCAAACTAATTGCAATTGTGAAACTTTACATAGAAACTTCCTTTTTGTACttatattattgaaatatCATTTGAAGAGCAATCTGTTTGCAGGGACCTCTCATATAACAATCTGAGTGGTTCTTTGCCGAAAATATCAGCACGGACTTTCAAGTGAGCTTCCTTTTCTTTGGAACATTCTAGCTTCGTTTTTGATGAATTCAGTACATATATTAATAACCAATGTTTGGCTGTTCTCTCCCCCTTACAGAATTGTCGGGAACCCTTTAATCTGCGGAGGGAATGCCAAAAACAACTGTACTTCTGTCTTACCTGAGCCACTTTCCTTCCCACCTGATGCTCTAAAAGGTATCTATTTGCTCGACTTCTTACTTCAATCAAACAATTGAATTTATAAAAGCTTAGCAGAACTTTGTTTCTCAGATGCACAAGACTCGGGAGGAAAAAACCATCACATGGCAATTGCTTTTGGAAGTAGCTTTGGAGGTGCTTTTTTCATCGTCATTGTTGTTGGGTTACTAATTTGGTGGCGGTATCGACACAACCAGCAGATTTTCTTTGATGTCAATGGTGATTCCCGCTCTATTTCCCCATTTCATACTGGTTTTGATAACCTGACAAGTAtccatttttcttctattaAAGAAGAAACAGGAAAGAAACAAGGAAAAAATATTGCATTGAACTTACATTGTTTTTCACAATCTAATGTCTCTTCTTAAATGCTATTCTGCacaattttctcttttattctCATCTTTTTCTTGGATAAGAGCAAGACAAGATAATGGAGAATTTTCACCGCAAACGAATCTCAAATGTGGAATTTCTTGTGCAGATCAATATGATCCTGAGGTTTGCTTGGGCCACTTGAGGAGGTACACTTTCAAGGAGCTGAGGGCAGCAACAGACCATTTCAGTTCAAAGAACATTTTAGGGAGAGGCGGGTTTGGTATCGTTTACAAGGGGTGCTTGAACGACAGGACTCTGGTAGCTGTGAAGAGGCTGAAGGACTATAATGCCGTCGGGGGTGAGATTCAATTCCAAACAGAAGTGGAGATGATAAGCTTGGCTATTCATCGGAATCTTCTGAGGCTCTGTGGTTTCTGCTCGACGGAAAGCGAGAGGCTGCTCGTCTACCCTTATATGCCGAATGGAAGTGTAGCATCCCGCCTAAAAGGTCAGTTAATGCGGATCGTCTTCTGACTTTCTAAAAAAAGGTTGTTTTCTGATTGAATAAAGCATATCTTTTTCATAAGcataattgtgaaaaataaaatttgaaaagctttcctttttcttttgaaaaaaaatgagaaatttagGTTGAAATATATAACCAAGTTAGACCCTAATCCATGCCTATGCGAAAGCAGACTGACCATCCACAACAGGTAACTTTCCGGTAAAAGTTGCAGTTTTCTGGGCTAATGCCCAAGTCTATTCTCCCATCAGGAATTGTAAGTTTGAACAACTCTAACATCACTAGTAACTTTTGATTTGAATTTGCAGATCACATTCATGGAAAGCCAGCTTTAGACTGGTCAAGGCGAAAAAGGATAGCTTTAGGCACAGCAAGGGGATTAGTCTATCTACATGAGCAGTGCGACCCTAAAATCATCCATCGGGATGTAAAAGCAGCAAACATCTTGTTGGACGAGGATTTCGAGGCTGTTGTTGGAGATTTTGGGTTGGCGAAGCTTCTGGACCACAGGGATTCCCATGTGACCACAGCTGTTCGGGGGACTGTGGGCCACATTGCTCCGGAGTACCTGTCCACCGGTCAGTCCTCGGAGAAGACGGATGTGTTTGGGTTCGGAATCTTGCTCCTCGAGCTTATAACGGGGGAGAAAGCTTTGGATTTTGGGCGCGTAGCGAATCAGAAGGGCATAATGCTTGATTGGGTACTCTCCCTCGCGAATGGGCCTCTAATCATTTTAGGAAGAAAACATTCTGAGAATCAGCTAAAGCTGTTAGATCATGTCTTTATGCTCAACCCCGTTTGCTTTTTCCATGCGAGCCATCTGATATAAGCCGTGCTACTCTGTCCCGACCGTATCACCCTGTTTTGTTTTGCCACTCGCGTACTCGCTTAATAGTCTTCTCAGCACTTCCAGTATTGCTTGCTTGCAGGTGAACAAGCTCCACATGGAAGGAAAGCTGAACCAGATGGTAGACAAGGACCTGAAGGGCAATTTCGACCGCATCGAACTGGAAGAAATGGTCAAGGTTGCCCTTCTGTGTACGAGATTCAACCCTTTGGAGCGACCGAGGATGTCCGAGGTTGTCAGGATGTTGGAGGGGGACGGTCTTGCCGAGAAATGGGAGGCGTCTCAGAAGGTTGAGACACCGAGGTTCCGGTCATGCGAGAACCCTCCCCAGAGATACTCCGATTACATAGAAGACTCTTCTCTCGTCGTGGAGGCAATGGAGCTCTCGGGGCC of the Punica granatum isolate Tunisia-2019 chromosome 6, ASM765513v2, whole genome shotgun sequence genome contains:
- the LOC116210442 gene encoding protein NSP-INTERACTING KINASE 3; the protein is MENTLNRSLLLRVVLLVLAWLGSSSATLSPTGINYEVVALMAIKNALHDPYNVLDWDMNSVDPCGWRMVTCTSDGYVSVLGLPSQSLSGTLSPGIGNLTNLQSVLLQNNDISGPIPASIGRLEKLQTLDLSNNTFSGEIPSSLGELRNLNYLRLNNNSLTGSCPNSLSNIKGLSLVDLSYNNLSGSLPKISARTFKIVGNPLICGGNAKNNCTSVLPEPLSFPPDALKDAQDSGGKNHHMAIAFGSSFGGAFFIVIVVGLLIWWRYRHNQQIFFDVNDQYDPEVCLGHLRRYTFKELRAATDHFSSKNILGRGGFGIVYKGCLNDRTLVAVKRLKDYNAVGGEIQFQTEVEMISLAIHRNLLRLCGFCSTESERLLVYPYMPNGSVASRLKDHIHGKPALDWSRRKRIALGTARGLVYLHEQCDPKIIHRDVKAANILLDEDFEAVVGDFGLAKLLDHRDSHVTTAVRGTVGHIAPEYLSTGQSSEKTDVFGFGILLLELITGEKALDFGRVANQKGIMLDWVNKLHMEGKLNQMVDKDLKGNFDRIELEEMVKVALLCTRFNPLERPRMSEVVRMLEGDGLAEKWEASQKVETPRFRSCENPPQRYSDYIEDSSLVVEAMELSGPR